The Caloenas nicobarica isolate bCalNic1 chromosome Z, bCalNic1.hap1, whole genome shotgun sequence genome has a segment encoding these proteins:
- the LRRC8C gene encoding volume-regulated anion channel subunit LRRC8C — MIPVTEFRQFSEQQPAFRVLKPWWDVFTDYLSVAMLMIGVFGCTLQVMQDKIICLPKRVQPCQNQSNSSNVFNTIPDTTPLPPLKPSTPPATVEMKGLKTDLDLQQYSFINQVCYERALHWYAKYFPYLVLIHTLVFMLCSNFWFKFPGSSSKIEHFISILGKCFDSPWTTRALSEVSGEDSEEKDNRKNNINKSNTIQPNAEGTLVKTQSLKSIPEKLVVDKGTPGALDKKEGEQAKALFEKVKKFRLHVEEGDILYVMYVRQTVLKVIKFLIIIAYNTALVSEVNFTVVCNVDIEDMTGYKNFCCNHTMAHLFSKLSYCYLCFVSIYGLTCLYTLYWLFYRSLKEYSFEYVRQETGIDDIPDVKNDFAFMLHMIDQYDPLYSKRFAVFLSEVSENKLKQLNLNNEWTADKLRQRLQTNSHSHLELQLFMLSGLPDTVFEITELQSLKLEIINNVMIPATIAQLDNLQELSLHQCSVKIHSAALAFLKENLKILSVKFDDMRELPHWMYGLRNLEELYLIGSLSHDISKNITLESFRELKSLKVLYIKSNLSKIPQSAVDVSSHLQKLCIYNDGTKLVMLNNLKKMVNLTQLELVHCDLERIPHAVFSLLSLQELDLKENNLKSIEEIVSFQHLRKLTILKLWYNSITYIPEHIKKLTSLERLSFSHNKIEVLPSHLFLCNKIRYLDLSYNDIRFIPPEIGVLQSLQYFSITCNKVESVPDELYFCKKLKTLKIGKNNLSVLSPKIGNLVFLSHLDIKGNHFEILPPELGECRALKRTGFTVEDTLFETLPSDVREQMKAE; from the exons ATGATTCCCGTGACCGAGTTTCGCCAGTTCTCGGAGCAGCAGCCGGCGTTCAGGGTGCTGAAGCCCTGGTGGGATGTGTTCACAGACTATCTCTCCGTCGCCATGCTGATGATCGGTGTGTTTGGGTGCACGTTACAG GTCATGCAAGACAAGATAATATGCCTTCCAAAGCGCGTACAGCCTTGCCAGAACCAATCTAATAGTTCCAATGTGTTTAACACAATCCCAGATACAACCCCCCTTCCTCCACTCAAGCCATCCACCCCTCCAGCTACAGTTGAGATGAAAGGGCTGAAGACTGATTTGGACCTTCAGCAATACAGCTTTATAAATCAGGTGTGCTACGAGCGTGCTCTGCACTGGTATGCCAAGTACTTCCCTTACCTCGTCCTTATACACACACTGGTCTTCATGCTGTGTAGTAACTTCTGGTTCAAATTCCCTGGATCGAGCTCCAAAATTGAACACTTCATTTCAATACTCGGGAAGTGTTTTGATTCTCCCTGGACAACAAGAGCCTTATCCGAAGTGTCTGGGGAAGACTCTGAAGAGAAAGATAACAGGAAGAACAACATAAACAAGTCTAATACTATCCAGCCAAACGCTGAAGGCACTTTGGTCAAGACACAGTCTTTAAAATCAATCCCTGAAAAGTTAGTTGTGGATAAGGGAACACCTGGGGCATTAGATAAGAAAGAAGGTGAGCAGGCCAAAGCACTTTTTGAAAAGGTGAAGAAATTCAGACTGCATGTTGAGGAGGGTGATATACTCTATGTCATGTACGTTCGCCAGACTGTACTTAAGGTCATTAAATTCCTTATTATTATTGCTTACAACACAGCACTTGTCTCAGAAGTCAATTTTACAGTAGTCTGTAATGTTGATATTGAAGACATGACAGGATATAAGAATTTCTGCTGCAATCACACGATGGCACATCTGTTCTCTAAACTTTCTTACTGCTACCTGTGCTTTGTAAGCATCTACGGCCTCACATGCCTTTACACACTGTACTGGTTGTTCTACCGCTCACTGAAAGAATATTCTTTTGAATATGTTCGGCAAGAGACAGGAATCGATGATATCCCAGACGTCAAGAATGACTTTGCTTTTATGCTTCATATGATTGATCAGTATGATCCTCTCTATTCCAAGAGGTTTGCTGTCttcctgtctgaggtcagtgaaAATAAGCTGAAACAGCTGAACCTAAACAACGAGTGGACTGCAGATAAACTGCGACAGAGGCTACAGACAAACTCTCACAGCCATTTGGAGCTACAGCTTTTCATGCTCTCTGGACTACCAGACACAGTTTTTGAAATTACTGAGCTGCAGTCATTAAAACTTGAAATAATTAATAACGTAATGATACCAGCAACCATTGCACAGCTGGACAATCTCCAAGAGCTCTCGTTGCACCAGTGCTCTGTGAAGATCCACAGTGCTGCCTTGGCATTTCTGAAGGAGAATCTCAAGATCTTGAGTGTGAAGTTTGATGACATGAGAGAACTTCCACATTGGATGTATGGCCTCAGAAATTTGGAAGAGCTCTATTTAATTGGCTCCCTAAGTCACGATATTTCCAAAAACATTACATTGGAGTCTTTTCGAGAACTTAAAAGCCTTAAAGTTCTTTacataaaaagtaatttgtcCAAAATCCCACAATCTGCTGTCGATGTCTCAAGTCACCTGCAAAAATTGTGCATCTATAATGATGGCACTAAGTTAGTGATGCTCAACAACCTGAAGAAGATGGTCAACCTGACACAGCTGGAATTGGTTCATTGTGATTTAGAGCGCATACCTCATGCAGTCTTCAGCCTTCTCAGCCTTCAGGAGTTGGATCTAAAGGAAAACAACCTCAAATCCATTGAAGAAATAGTAAGTTTTCAACATCTGCGAAAACTGACAATCCTAAAGCTGTGGTACAACAGCATAACCTACATCCCAGAGCATATAAAGAAGCTCACTAGTCTCGAGCGGCTTTCCTTCAGCCATAACAAAATAGAGGTTCTTCCATCCCACCTATTCCTATGCAACAAAATCAGATATTTGGATTTGTCTTACAATGACATTCGCTTTATCCCACCTGAAATAGGAGTTCTGCAGAGTTTACAATACTTTTCCATTACTTGCAACAAAGTGGAGAGCGTGCCAGATGAACTCTACTTTTGCAAAAAACTTAAGACTCTGAAAATCGGGAAAAATAACTTGTCAGTCCTTTCACCTAAAATTGGTAATTTGGTATTCCTCTCCCACTTGGATATTAAAGGCAATCACTTTGAAATCCTCCCACCTGAGCTTGGTGAATGCCGAGCTCTGAAGCGGACTGGTTTCACTGTAGAGGACACCTTGTTTGAAACTTTGCCTTCTGATGTCAGGGAACAGATGAAAGCTGAATAA